The segment TACTCACATTAATCTCACACTGGGGTTCTTAAAAGTTCCAACTTTAATTTAGCGACGTGCAGCTTCAGGCTTGGACTCCTACTGACAGTACTTGTGTTTCAGATGAAGTAAAGGAATTCCTAGCTGTCTCCGTGGACAGCTTTACGGAGGATGCGCATACGGGACATGACTTCATCCCAGTCCAGGTATGCTCCCTCTAGGTGTCTTAGGGTCCTGCCGCCAGATGAGTAGTTCTTCCGGCCGTGCAGCAGACGCCAGTTATCAAAGGTTACCAGGTCACCTGTACATAATAGACAATTATTTATCTCACTGAACATGAACGAATTAGACTACATTTCCAAACTCTTACATTCTGGCCACTGCTACTGGACATGCTGCTCTGTTTTCCATCAAGTGTTGGCCTCTACACCAGACAGACCAAAGACTTTCCATGTAATTAGGtcgataaagaaaaaaatatgactCCTCATACGTAACAAAAAATCCAGCCAAGTTCTGAATCTGTTGCTCGTTTGCAGGTCAGTATGAAGAAAATCCAAAGAGCAATAGAGCGAAGAGTAATAACTAAAATTTTCGCTAACAAACCTCAATGTGAACAGGATTTATGCCAATCCAGACGTTTTACTTTCAATTCAATAAAGCGAGTTGGACAGAACAAAAGGTGTGTCTCATTAGTCTTTCTGTTCCACTAGACTGACCTGGCTCCATCCTGTAGGAGACCACGTTCTCCGGCCGGTTCATCAGCTCCACAAAGCTCTTCAGGGAGGAGTAGAACGGCTGCACCTGATCGAGCGGTAGATCCAGGGTAGAGTCTCTTGTTGCATTGTTATAGTTTATCCTCACCACACGGCCTTCACAGTCCACACTGCACAAAAAAAGACCAGACTAGACCTTTTTACCAGGTGGACAAAAGATGGTGCTGTTTTGACACGAACACTGGCACTCCTGGACCAAAAAGTAAAAGTCATGtgacacacacgtgtatatatatttcactgCTTTGTTTTCTCTTGTAAGCTATGTGACTTATTAGGGTGGTGTTTTGATTTAAGGGCCCTCTAAGGCTCTAAAACATGAAGCACAAGGGAACATGTATTACATCAGTGAGGTCTGGTCTGTAAATTAGATGATCTCAGCATACATCTGAATTTCCAAGTGcaataaaaatttatatacaTGGCTGACCATGTACTACAAGCCCATCTGAGCCAACATTGGAGGAACAAGTTATTAAACCAGCAGTTCTCAAACTAGGGGTCACAGAAATAAGTATGCTCAATTTATTAAAGCCGTTTCattcaaatctaaaaaaaaaaaaaaaaaaaaaggttttaaaaatagTAGATGCTCTTAAGCATTATAATTAAATACTTTCTAATTACTCAATTCACAGTATCCAATCATTTGCATTCTAACATGCTGATCTGCTAAGTAAGTATTCAATGACTACAATTTTGGGTTTTCCTGGTCTCCACAAACAGGGACTTTgcatactctgtgtgtgtgtgtgtgtgtgtgtgtgtgtgtgatggtatttAATAGTGAATTATGGTACATGGTCACATTCGCAATTGTCTCACTCTATAATGCGGTTCTTGGATTGCACGATGAAGTCGCAGTAGTCAGAGCCGGTGTCTGTGTAGTCGATGTAGAGGGATGAGAGTGTGTTAAATGCCTCGGGGTCCTCTCTCCTGAGCAGCTCGGCCATGTGGAACCCATCCACCACCTCACTCTCTCCACCCTGCTGGGCCTGCTGCAGACAGTGTAGGAACTGCACCTGTCaagtcacacacaaacacacacacattttatatatataatataatatatatatacacaaacagagGGCTACTTTTATTGGGTAACACTAATTAGGATTTCAGGTGTCTCAAGCTTacactgcatttattttatAGGGTTTCCAAGAGTAAGTGCTGCAATAGACTACACAAAGATCCCCTTAAAGAGAATAAATCTGATTATATTAACAGGAAATCAGTGCAGGTCCAGGTAGACCATGAAATTACTTACTACATTAAATATCTGACAGGGCTTTAACATTGTAATTTACTGCTAATAATttcacttaaaatctgttttggCTATGTAAGCCTTCTTTTACACGTTCAGCTATTTTTTTCTGGGATTCTTCACGCAGGATCAGCAGTCGTTATTATACATCCACAGCTGTTGATTTATTAATGATTTCCCTCTGGGTAGTTGATTTTTCCAGCAATCATTTGAATCAGTTTGTAATATCCCTTACTTCTACATGAACATGCACAGACCTTAATCAAACAATCCCACCGGACACAGCTGTAACTGACTTCTGCATTCTTATAAAGGAAACTTCTGCGGTGAGTTTCGAAAAGCAAGCACTTTCTAGTACAGATACTATTATATTTGATAGATATGACATTTAAAGTGCTTTTCGTGATCGTTTCATAATACGGTCCATCCACATTTATATCCCACAATGAAAGGATATGAAAACAATTGGGGTCAATGTGATTACAAAGTAGCTCACTGTAAATACATAATAAGTACCAACAATTCTCCTTTATAGAGTTGGGTGTGGGAGAGTTTAGACTCAAAAGGAGGTTCATGCAAGCTCGTATCTTCTCGTCTTCACTTCATGTTGAttatataaagaatttatataGAGAATCATTATGTTTGTTTTAGATtgcaaacatccatccattttccgtactgcttatcctacccagggtcgcagggagccatcacaaggcacaattgcacacacattcacacacctattcacacaaTACGGGCAATTTAggaatgccagtcagcctacaaggTATGTTTTTGGACTAGAggagaaaactggagtacccggattATACcccacggggagaacatgcaaactccacatacacacagggcagaggtgggatttgaaccccggaggtgcaaggcactAATCCACCATGCCCCCCCAGTTGTAAATATGTAATTGTTCAATCGGTGCCAGTTGTAGACGCTTTAGTTTCTGACTGGACACTGACCCAGAATAAAACCTATATTTTCACAACCTTTACCAAAGGAGGTTTAGATTAGGATTAGGTTTCTACCAGGGGCGGATTAGCACTATGCAAAGTTAGGCAAATGCCTTGGGCCCCAGGAGGCAAGGGCCCCTTAAAAAGCAaattatatatagttttaattattaatgctaaataactatgctaaaaattttaatatcactgttaaaacactgaaatgagggccccattcCTACATTTTGCCTAGAGCCTATAAATCACTTAATACGCTGTTGGTTTCTACCACTGGACTATGAGAGCTAGCATGACCTGCTTATGGGGCACAGTGCCTTAAAGAGCATGACTAACCAGTTCTGTGGGAAGATTTGAGTGTATGATGTGCTAGCAGGTTGATTCGATCAGAGCTTATATAATGTAGGCAAAGCAAATATGGCCATATGCATGACCAAATGTTTATAGTCAAAATATCACACAATTTACAGTTAGTTTATGTGGATTATGCATacactttgtgtgtgtaaagtgatGTACTCACCCCAGGAGGATGGTGGAGAGCAGGATAGTCTGTGTGCAGGCTCAGCTTGCCTGAGGTATATGCTACGTTGTTGGCCATGGGCTTGTCTTGCACTTGCCATGTGTGTCTGTTGAGGCAAACACCGTGCGTGATTACAATGTCTGTGTGAATTGACTGGAGGAAACCACAGCTGTAAAATGGTTACACTGTTTTTGTAGCTGTACAAGAAAATTTAATAACCATAAGAAATTGTTGCAATAGACATAACAGATGTGTTATGGCAACACTCAACGAGGCAGCGGCAGACGAGTTTTGCGATTACGACTGCATAATTTGACCCATATCTCTGTTATGAGAAGTCTGCTAAATGATGAAGAGTCATAGAGGGAATCCTTAAAGTAGTTCAAAAAGGATATGATTGAATAAATACCTCAAAGGGATTTAAGAACCTTTGTGTGAGTTAATGTTGATTTCTGCTCTGTTTTATTGATGCCCGCATTTGGGTGAATAAATGCACCGGCAGTTTTGACTGATAATGCATGGTTCCTGTTGAGATTCAAATCATATACAAAaccatttatcttcagtaagcattttatcctggtcagggtcatggtggatctggagtctatcctaaTGCAGGAAAACACCCTGGTTaagacaccagtccatcacagggcaccatgcacacacacacctatggaGAAATTTAGTGTTGCCAGTCCACAtacaggcatgtttttgggagatggaaggaaacaggagaacccagaggaaacattcacagacacagggagaacatgtgaaactccgcAAAGAGATCCACAAGCTCAGGAATGAAAAACATACTGTGCATATAGTTGGGGCTTGAGGAAAAATTCATTAACTGGTGCAAATTTCAGCGGCTCAGTTCCCCCCAGAATGCATTCCGTTCAAATAGTAATGTGTGAATGcaaaatttttcaaaataaagtcTCTTAACCAGCACCTGAAATTCATTTAATACAGCAGCTCTGGTCAATAAGAGCAAACATTTCAGACCTATCAGTGACTAATGTTGTGATCAAGTACTATGACAACaaatttgaatcattttaacaTAAACTAGCGTGTTTTAGGGATTGAAAACATACAGTGGAGCAACACGCTCTGTCTCTCCAGACTTTCTATCTAAACGAAAGAGACAGAAGGTCTGCTTTGACTAGAGACACATGGAACTGCAGACTACAGCATGATGTCATTAATGAGAAAGTCCAGATCTGTCTGtgtcattctgtgtgtgtgtgtgtgtctctctctctctctctctctttctctctctctctcctcttcagtaGCTTTGGACACTGTCAGATCATGATCTGCTCTttttgtttgagtgtgtgtgtgtggcctgtgATCAGGTAAAACTGGGTCCAGCTGGCGTGTGATCCCTGAACATGTGCTGTCCCTGAACATCAGAGTTAAAGTCACTGTGCAGCTCTGGAGAATATCAACACCGGCTCCAACTAGAGCCGACAGAAAACTCGGTGTGTTCCTGCGTTATCTGTCTCTCAGTTATTTTCCCTTACTTACTAATCTGAGCAATGTTTTCCTTCCGTATCCcttttcctgtattttttttccttcattttatttaaagctttATCTACATGGAGGGATCTTAATTGTTCTTAAAGTGTATAAACTACTCAAAGTGCTGTCTTCATTTGTAATACATGAAGGATGACTTTCAAAAACCTAAGAAATACCACATTAGTGAGACGGATAGGCTGTAAGTGTCAAATAATGCACTTCGGATTCACTGCTCTGCGGTTTATGTGAAGGTCAGTGGCAGTGGAACTCATTTAAGGGGGGCGGGAGATGTTTGATTTGGCCTAGATTCAGCTCAGGAAATGCTTTCATCAAGTTCATCACAGTTTGCAAATGACTCATGTTGAACTTTTAATCTTTTACAGCagagtgaatcctttagaaAAAGAATGATTTAGCAGAAGTGTAATTTTTAGGCATTTCTTCACGCTAAATTAAGGTAGAATTTCACAGCTATGGAGCATACACTAACAAGGCATGAACAGTTTGTGATGTAAGTGTGGAAAATACACTTCTAGTCATCTTTTCAATTATACTGTAAAACTCAGTATAATTGAgtaggtgtgggtgtgtgattcTTACCCATAGAACGTGAGTCTGAGGTATCCAATTCTCCGACTGAGTCTAGCCAACTGGCCTTGCTCCACTGGCGCCCCCTTCAGGTACACGATCCCGAAACGCCTTAGGGCCACAAGCCAGGCCAGAGCAGCCTTATCATCATGTAGAACCGCCTCAAAATCTGCCATGGGGATCTGCAGAGCAGAGTCCCAGAATTCACGCTCTGAAACAACCCAGAGACATTTACCCGACTAAAAATCATATTACCTCCCccataaacacacattacacacttcTAACAAGAAAGCCTAACACAAACTGAAACAGTTTTGTTATATAACATTGTACATAAACTACAAACAATGAAGAAAACATGCTTGTATTGGGAAATCATCTGGAAATGCATCCGCTGTTAAATTCCTATTGAACCCTTCCACTAAATATCACCATATGTTCAGAGAAAACCCATGATGCAAGACTGTGAGAATGAGCACACGCAAATGACCAGCGTATTATGTATTCTGCAGTTTTACGTCAGCAGCTTAGTAGAACGGTTTCACATCATCTCTTGCAATTTGGAAATCTGGAAATTTAGATGTAATGCTCCAACActtgtgtacagtatattatcCTTAACTGTAAGAAATACATGTAAGTGCCCAGGCGCCGGTCAATGGGAACAGTAGCATCTATATTATTAGTGCCATTGTGTGGAGTCTATCTCTTAtccttgtcttttttctttcatgagtCTGGCAGGATAGAAGTGAGCACCGACTCCACATGGCAATCATTAAATCAAATAATGGAAATTTAGACGCATCCCAGTTAGCTGCCACATTTCTATTTAATAGGAATAGTCTGTTTGTGTTTTCAAGACCAGAGCCAAAACATGGTGGTTAAACATGGACTCACTGTGAGAGAAACAACAGCATGTCTGTATCTATGTATTTGAGACAGATGATTTCTTTGGTTTGTTAATGACAGGTAATAGGTAATGTCATTCTTTTGTCCTTTATATAAGCTCACTGTAACATACATAAAtgttggcatagtgtgttactgggtaagacctttgaaccaactccatgctgttgaaaaagttgtatttgatttgattgaacaggattTGCAGTAATCcagcctggttgcgtctagtccagctgaaccccattatgaatacagtttcatagatttggggaatcagtaactatggggcaaatacattttcacacagttggtattggataacttttttgcttcaatgaaTAACTATCAATTATAAAAattctgaaacagtttagtatgagatacacacaaaaaccgAAGAAATCAGATGTATGCAATGTATgtaatataaacatatgtaataaggtttttttgttctaatataattaaaaaacaattacaaattcAAATGCCGTTAAACATGA is part of the Ictalurus punctatus breed USDA103 chromosome 27, Coco_2.0, whole genome shotgun sequence genome and harbors:
- the bbox1 gene encoding gamma-butyrobetaine dioxygenase; its protein translation is MFSSLARCASRAALHVLKGTSRPSKPGKVPCFGHQTLAAVPLPTVGGTTVVRHAQVLDHKRLLQVEWDDGSYSFYPFTWLRDNCQCPLCMLQSAKARSLLLTDLDVHTGMDQVQITENNKVSITWPDQHSSEFEPDWLKKRCFSPEARQARQEELFLNEREFWDSALQIPMADFEAVLHDDKAALAWLVALRRFGIVYLKGAPVEQGQLARLSRRIGYLRLTFYGHTWQVQDKPMANNVAYTSGKLSLHTDYPALHHPPGVQFLHCLQQAQQGGESEVVDGFHMAELLRREDPEAFNTLSSLYIDYTDTGSDYCDFIVQSKNRIIDVDCEGRVVRINYNNATRDSTLDLPLDQVQPFYSSLKSFVELMNRPENVVSYRMEPGDLVTFDNWRLLHGRKNYSSGGRTLRHLEGAYLDWDEVMSRMRILRKAVHGDS